A stretch of Tachyglossus aculeatus isolate mTacAcu1 chromosome 3, mTacAcu1.pri, whole genome shotgun sequence DNA encodes these proteins:
- the LOC119925239 gene encoding olfactory receptor 13A1-like, whose product MVVPNQTMVTEFILQSFTENPRLQALLFSLFLLLFVLALTGNVLIITAIHVSNGLHLPMYFFLANLAILDIICTSSVLPKVLENLISVKKTISYGGCMNQIFFLSWSLSSELVLFTAMAYDRYMAICQPLHYSKMVSKTVCVGLAAFVWSVGWLNSVIFTGLVLRLSFCGPNFIPHFFCEMPPILLLSCTPTYWIDILTITADMLLAGLNFFLTMMSYSFIIASIMKIRTREGKKRAFNTCSSHLTVVTLYYSTVLYTYIRPVLGTSGSLDKLVSVLYTVLTPSLNPLIYTLRNKDVKVALKKLFTFPPP is encoded by the coding sequence ATGGTAGTCCCAAACCAGACAATGGTGACAGAGTTCATCTTACAGAGTTTCACCGAAAACCCTCGGCTTCAGGCTCTCTTATTTagcctcttcctgcttctcttcgTACTGGCTCTCACGGGAAATGTCCTCATCATCACGGCCATCCACGTTAGCAACGGACTCCACctgcccatgtatttcttcctggcCAATCTGGCCATTCTTGATATCATCTGCACCTCGTCGGTTTTGCCCAAAGTTCTGGAGAACCTGATCTCGgtgaagaaaaccatctcctatGGTGGCTGCATGAATCAGATATTCTTCCTCAGTTGGTCCCTGAGTTCGGAGCTGGTACTCTTCACGGCGATGGCTTATGACCGCTATATGGCTATTTGTCAGCCTTTGCACTACAGCAAGATGGTGAGCAAGACAGTGTGTGTTGGGTTGGCTGCCTTCGTGTGGAGTGTTGGTTGGCTCAACTCTGTAATCTTCACGGGTCTGGTCCTCAGATTATCCTTCTGCGGGCCCAATTTCATccctcacttcttctgtgaaatgCCCCCCATACTGCTGCTTTCTTGTACCCCAACCTACTGGATCGACATCCTGACCATCACGGCAGATATGCTCCTGGCCGGCCTGAATTTCTTCCTCACCATGATGTCCTACAGCTTTATCATAGCCAGCATCATGAAGATCCGCaccagggagggaaagaagagagctttcaacacctgctcctcccatctcACCGTGGTGACCCTCTATTACTCCACCGTGCTTTATACTTACATCCGTCCAGTTCTGGGGACCTCGGGATCTCTGGACAAATTGGTGTCTGTATTGTACACTGTCTTGACTCCGTCTCTGAACCCGCTTATTTACACACTGAGAAATAAAGATGTCAAAGTGGCACTAAAGAAACTCTTCACATTTCCACCACCATAG